One stretch of Odocoileus virginianus isolate 20LAN1187 ecotype Illinois chromosome 26, Ovbor_1.2, whole genome shotgun sequence DNA includes these proteins:
- the STAB1 gene encoding stabilin-1 isoform X1: MAGPRGRLLLCFLALYLAGLSFVGGQKVQSKRCDVKTKFVTHIPCTPCPAIKKRVCPLGWIRAFPEKISQDCRYEVQLGDSLLSMSGCSLECWKDVVQKACCPGYWGSQCYECPGGAETPCSGHGTCLDGIDGNGTCVCQENFGGSACQECRDPNRFGPDCQSVCSCMFGVCSHGPHGDGSCLCFAGYTGPRCDREMLSCLALNCPRNSHCSEEAPSCSCLPGYTQQGGECRASDPCQPSPCSPLAQCFVGPRGQAQCRCPENYHGDGTVCLPQDPCVTNNGGCPSNSTLCLYRKPGQASCSCKPGLVSIAHDSSAGCFAYCSAFSCDRSATCQVTPDGKTSCVCKEGEVGDGRACYGHLLHEVQKASQTSMLLRLRVSFAMLDQGCREILSTSGPFTVLAPLVSSRTMNASVAQQLCRQHIIAGQHMLEEAGSQAPHRWWTLAGQEITVSFSRFRKYTYKYQDLPQQTFTIHKANYPAANGLFHVVTALRLQPPPELPEDPKRTIGQILASNEVFSRFETILENCGLPSFLDGPGPFTVFAPSNEAVDGLRDGRLVYLFTAGLSKLQELVRYHVYNHGQLTIEKLIAKGRVLTMANQILAVNISEEGRILLGPEGVPLRRVDVLAANGVIHMLEGILLPPTILPILPKLCNEEQHAVVAGSCVDCQALNTSTCPPNSVKLDISPEECVYIHDPTGLNVLKKGCAHYCNQTIQKRGCCKGFFGPDCLQCPGGFSNPCYGKGNCSDGVQGSGACLCFPDYKGIACHICSNPNKHGDQCQEDCGCVHGLCDNRPGSGGVCQHGTCAPGFSGRFCNESTVSCGSTEQAQQCHPHARCVNQGGVTRCVCLDGFEGDGFSCTPSNPCSRPDRGGCSENAECVPGARGAHRCTCHKGWSGDGRVCVAIDECELASRGGCHADAICSYVGPGQSWCTCKLGFAGDGYVCSPIDPCRAGNGGCHDLATCRAVGGGQRLCTCPPGYGGDGFSCYRDILKELEANAHFSVFYNWIKGAGITLPADSRVTALVPSESAIRRLSTKDQAFWLQPRMLPQLVRAHFLQGALSEEELARLHGQNVSTLNPAVRWEIHNVSGRVWVQNASVVVADLLATNGVLHVLSQVLLPPRGAVPVGQGLLQQLDSVPAFHLFRELLQRHRLVPQIEAATAYTIFVPTNRSLEAQANSSSLDADVVRHHVILGEALSTEALGKGGHRTSLLGPAHWLVFYNHSGQPEVNHVPLEGPALQAPGRSLFGLSAVLTVGSSRCLHSHAEALREKCVNCSRKFRCTQGYQLEDTPRKSCVYRSGYSFSRGCSYTCAKKIQVPDCCPGFFGTLCEPCPGGLGGVCSGHGQCQDRLLGSGECRCREGFHGTACEMCELGRYGPNCTGVCDCAHGLCQEGLRGDGSCVCNVGWQGLRCNQKISGPQCLQKCDPNANCVQDSAAAPACVCAAGYSGDGVSCSVVDPCAHDHGGCSPHANCTTVAPGQRTCTCLDGYTGDGELCQEANSCLIHHGNCHMHADCISTGPQQVSCSCREGYSGDGIRACVLLDPCSQDNGGCSPYAVCKSTGDGQRTCTCDAVRTVGDGFTCRARVSLELLRDKHASFFSLHLLEYKDLKGDGPFTVFVPHADLMANMSQDELTRIRANRQLVFRYHVVGCRQLRSQELLEEGYATALSGHPLRFSEREGSIYINDFARVVSSDQEAVNGVLHFIDRVLLPPEVLHWEADAAPAPRRNFTAAAETFGYKIFSDLVTMAGLLPLLQDSFHRPLTMLWPTDSALQALPPDRQVWLYHKDHRDKLAAILRGHVIRNVEALASDLPNLGSLRTMHGTPISFSCSRARPGELTVGEDAAQIVQRHLPFEGGLAYGIDQLLEPPGLGARCDRFETRPLWLKVCSICGLEPPCPPGSQEQGSPEACWRYFSKFWTSPPLHSLARRSVWTRPSHWGQPQGLGRGCYRNCVTTTWKPSCCSGHYGSECRACPGGASSPCNHRGTCMDGMSGSGECRCHARFAGTACELCAPGAFGPLCQACNCTSHGRCDEGLGGSGSCFCEEGWTGPRCEVQLELQPVCAPPCAPQAVCRVGNSCECGLGYEGDGRTCAVVDLCQDGRGGCSEHANCSQEGTAVTCTCWPDYEGDGWSCRARNPCEDGYRGGCSEHADCLNTGPNTRRCVCHAGYVGDGLQCLLEPEPPVDRCLDRPPPCHADAVCTDLHFQEKRAGVFHLQAPSGPYGLNFSEAEAACGAQGAVLASLLQLSAAQQLGLHLCLVGWLANGSAAHPVVFPAADCGDGQVGVVSLGARENRSERWDAYCFRMQDVACRCRDGFVGDGTSVCNGKLLDVLATTANFSTFYGMLLGYANATPRGLEFLDFLDDEHTYKTLFVPVNEGFVDNMTLSGPDLELHASNTTFLSTNASQGALLPAHSGLSLVISDLGPGNSSRAPEVPGAVVVSRVIVWDILAFNGIIHTLASPLLAPPQSRAVVASEAPPVAAGVGAVVAAGAVLGLVAGVFYLRARSQSTGFGFSAFQAEDDAADDFSPWQEGTSPTLVSVPNPVFGSQEAFCEPFDDSLLEEDFPDTQRILEVK; encoded by the exons ATGGCAGGGCCCCGTGGCCGCCTCCTGCTCTGCTTCCTGGCTCTCTACCTGGCAGGCCTCAGCTTCGTTGGGGGGCAGAAG GTCCAGTCCAAACGCTGCGATGTGAAGACCAAGTTTGTCACTCACATACCCTGCACCCCATGCCCCGCCATCAAGAAGCGAGTGTGTCCCTTGGGTTGGATTCGGGCCTTTCCGGAGAAGATCTCACAGGACTGCCG ATACGAGGTCCAGCTAGGGGACTCTCTGTTGTCCATGAGCGGCTGCAGCCTGGAATGCTGGAAGGATGTGGTGCAGAAGGCCTGCTGCCCTGGCTACTGGGGGTCCCAATGCTATG AGTGCCCCGGCGGTGCCGAGACCCCATGCAGCGGCCATGGGACCTGCCTGGATGGCATAGATGGGAACGGGACCTGCGTGTGCCAG GAGAACTTCGGTGGCTCAGCCTGCCAGGAGTGTCGGGACCCCAACCGGTTTGGGCCTGACTGCCAGTCAG TGTGCAGCTGTATGTTCGGCGTGTGCAGCCACGGGCCGCATGGGGATGGAAGCTGCCTGTGCTTCGCTGGATACACTGGACCCCGCTGTGACCGCG AGATGCTCAGTTGCCTGGCTCTGAACTGTCCCCGGAACTCCCATTGCTCTGAAGAGGCCCCCAGCTGTAGCTGCCTGCCTGGCTACACCCAGCAGGGTGGCGAGTGCCGGG CCTCTGACCCCTGCCAGCCGTCACCATGCTCCCCACTTGCCCAGTGCTTTGTGGGCCCCAGGGGGCAGGCCCAGTGTCGCTGCCCTGAGAACTACCATGGGGATGGGACGGTGTGTCTGCCCCAGGACCCGTGTGTCACCAACAACGGCGGCTGCCCCAGCAACTCCACCTTATGTCTGTACAGGAAGCCAGGCCAG GCCTCCTGCTCATGTAAGCCAGGCCTGGTCAGCATTGCCCACGACAGCTCCGCAGGCTGCTTCGCCTACTGCTCCGCCTTCTCCTGTGACCGCTCGGCCACCTGCCAGGTGACCCCTGATGGAAAGACCAG CTGCGTGTGCAAGGAGGGCGAGGTGGGGGACGGGCGCGCCTGCTATGGACACCTGCTCCACGAGGTGCAGAAGGCTAGCCAGACGAGCATGCTGCTGCGGCTGAGAGTCAGCTTTGCCATGCTGG accAGGGCTGCCGGGAGATCCTCAGCACGTCAGGCCCGTTCACTGTGCTGGCACCACTCGTCTCCTCCAGGACCATGAAC GCATCCGTCGCCCAGCAGCTGTGCAGGCAGCACATCATCGCCGGCCAGCACATGCTTGAGGAGGCAGGGAGCCAGGCTCCACACCGGTGGTGGACGCTGGCCGGGCAGGAGATCACTGTTAGTTTCAGCCGCTTCAGG AAATATACCTACAAATACCAAGACCTGCCGCAGCAGACATTCACCATCCACAAGGCCAACTACCCAGCGGCCAACGGCCTCTTCCACGTCGTCACTGCCTTGAGGTTGCAGCCCCCACCAGAGCTCCCTGAGGACCCCAAG AGGACCATTGGTCAGATCCTTGCCTCCAATGAGGTGTTCAGCCGGTTTGAAACCATCCTGGAG AACTGTGGGTTGCCCTCCTTCCTCGATGGGCCCGGGCCCTTCACAGTCTTTGCCCCCAGCAATGAGGCAGTGGATGGCTTGCGGGATGGCCGCCTGGTCTACCTCTTCACGGCG GGTCTCTCCAAACTGCAGGAACTGGTGAGGTACCACGTCTACAACCATGGCCAG CTGACCATTGAAAAGCTCATCGCCAAGGGTCGGGTGCTCACCATGGCAAACCAGATCCTGGCTGTGAATATCTCAGAGGAG GGGCGCATCCTGCTGGGACCTGAGGGGGTCCCCCTGCGGAGAGTGGACGTGCTGGCTGCCAACGGCGTGATCCACATGCTGGAGGGCATCCTGCTGCCCCCGACCATCCTGCCCATCCTGCCCAAGCTCTGCAACGAGGAGCAGCATGCGGTCGTGGCA ggcTCCTGTGTGGACTGCCAAGCCCTGAACACCAGCACGTGCCCTCCCAACAGCGTGAAGCTG GACATCTCTCCTGAGGAGTGTGTCTACATCCACGACCCTACTGGGCTCAACGTCCTGAAGAAGGGCTGCGCCCACTACTGCAATCAGACCATCCAG AAACGTGGCTGCTGCAAAGGGTTTTTTGGGCCCGACTGTCTACAGTGTCCTGGGGGCTTTTCCAACCCCTGCTATGGCAAAGGCAAT tgCAGCGATGGGGTCCAGGGCAGTGGGGCCTGCCTCTGCTTCCCAGACTACAAGGGCATCGCCTGCCACATCTGCTCCAACCCAAACAAGCATGGAGACCAGTGCCAGGAAG ACTGCGGCTGTGTCCACGGTCTATGTGACAACCGTCCGGGCAGTGGGGGGGTGTGCCAGCATGGCACGTGTGCCCCAGGCTTCAGCGGCCGCTTCTGCAACGAGTCCACGGTGAGCTGTGGGTCCACGGAGCAGGCCCAGCAGTGCCACCCACATGCCCGCTGCGTTAACCAGGGTGGTGTCACCAG gtgTGTCTGTCTGGATGGCTTTGAGGGTGACGGCTTCTCCTGCACACCCAGCAACCCCTGCTCCCGCCCAGACCGTGGCGGGTGCTCGGAGAAC GCTGAGTGTGTCCCTGGGGCCCGGGGCGCCCACCGCTGCACATGCCACAAAGGCTGGAGTGGGGATGGTCGTGTCTGCGTGGCCATCGACGAGTGTGAGCTGGCCTCGCGAGGCGGCTGCCATGCTGACGCCATCTGCAGCTATGTGGGACCCGGGCAG AGCTGGTGCACCTGCAAGCTGGGCTTCGCGGGAGACGGCTACGTGTGCAGTCCCATTGACCCCTGCCGGGCAGGCAACGGCGGCTGCCATGATCTG GCCACCTGCCGGGCAGTGGGGGGAGGCCAGCGGCTCTGCACATGCCCCCCTGGCTATGGGGGTGATGGCTTCAGTTGCTACAGAGACATCCTCAAG gAGCTGGAGGCAAATGCCCACTTCTCCGTCTTCTACAATTGGATCAAG GGGGCCGGCATCACTCTTCCTGCCGACAGCCGAGTCACAGCCCTGGTGCCCTCAGAGTCTGCCATCCGTCGGCTGAGCACTAAGGACCAGGCCTTCTGGCTTCAGCCAAGGATGCTGCCGCAGCTGGTCAG GGCCCATTTTCTCCAGGGCGCCCTGTCCGAGGAGGAGCTGGCCCGGCTGCACGGGCAGAATGTATCCACCCTGAACCCCGCCGTGCGCTGGGAGATTCACAACGTCAGTGGG AGGGTCTGGGTGCAAAACGCCAGCGTGGTTGTGGCTGACCTCCTTGCCACCAATGGTGTCCTACATGTCCTCAGCCAG GTCCTACTGCCTCCACGAGGGGCTGTGCCGGTGGGGCAGGGATTGCTGCAGCAGCTGGACTCCGTGCCCGCCTTCCACCTCTTCCGGGAGCTGCTGCAG CGCCACAGGCTGGTTCCCCAGATTGAGGCTGCCACCGCCTACACCATCTTCGTGCCAACCAACCGCTCTCTGGAGGCCCAGGCCAACAGCAGCAGCCTG GACGCGGACGTCGTGCGACACCACGTGATCCTGGGCGAGGCGCTCTCCACGGAGGCCCTGGGCAAGGGGGGGCACCGCACCTCCCTCCTGGGGCCCGCCCATTGGCTTGTCTTCTATAACCACAGTGGCCAG cccgaGGTGAACCACGTGCCGCTGGAAGGCCCTGCACTGCAGGCCCCTGGCCGCTCGCTCTTTGGCCTGTCGGCGGTCCTGACGGTGGGCTCAAGCCGCTGCCTGCACAGCCACGCAGAGGCCCTGCGG GAGAAATGTGTGAACTGTAGCCGGAAATTCCGCTGCACTCAGGGCTACCAGCTGGAG GACACCCCCAGGAAGAGTTGTGTCTACCGGTCTGGCTACTCCTTCTCCCGGGGCTGTTCGTACACATGTGCCAAGAAGATCCAG GTGCCCGACTGCTGCCCTGGCTTCTTCGGCACCCTGTGCGAGCCGTGCCCGGGGGGTCTGGGTGGCGTGTGCTCGGGCCACGGGCAGTGCCAGGACCGGCTCCTGGGCAGCGGGGAGTGCCGCTGCCGCGAGGGCTTCCACGGGACGGCCTGTGAGATGTGCGAGCTGGGCCGCTACGGGCCCAACTGCACCGGAG TGTGTGACTGTGCCCACGGGCTGTGCCAGGAGGGCCTCCGCGGGGACGGAAGCTGCGTCTGCAATGTGGGCTGGCAGGGCCTCCGGTGCAACCAGA AAATCAGTGGCCCTCAGTGCCTGCAGAAGTGCGACCCCAACGCCAA CTGTGTTCAGGACTCGGCTGCAGCCCCTGCCTGCGTCTGCGCCGCGGGGTACTCGGGCGACGGCGTCTCCTGTTCAG TGGTGGACCCGTGTGCGCATGACCACGGCGGCTGCTCCCCCCATGCCAACTGCACGACCGTGGCGCCTGGTCAGCGGACGTGCACCTGTCTGGACGGCTACACGGGCGATGGCGAGCTGTGCCAGG AAGCCAACAGCTGTCTCATCCACCATGGGAACTGCCACATGCATGCCGACTGTATCTCCACAGGCCCCCAGCAG GTCTCCTGCAGCTGTCGCGAAGGTTACAGTGGGGACGGCATCCGGGCCTGTGTGCTCCTGGACCCCTGCTCCCAG GACAATGGAGGCTGCAGCCCCTACGCCGTGTGCAAAAGCACTGGGGATGGCCAGAGGACGTGCACCTGCGATGCAGTCCGCACAGTGGGGGATGGCTTCACCTGCCGAGCCCGCGTCAGCCTG GAGCTGCTTCGGGACAAGCACGCCTCCTTCTTCAGCCTCCATCTCCTG GAATACAAGGACCTCAAGGGGGATGGGCCTTTCACAGTCTTCGTGCCGCATGCAGATCTAATGGCCAACATGTCACAG GACGAGCTGACCCGGATCCGCGCCAACCGCCAGCTTGTGTTCCGCTACCACGTCGTCGGCTGCCGGCAGCTGCGGAGCCAGGAGCTGCTGGAGGAGGGCTACGCCACTGCACTCTCGGGGCATCCGCTGCGCTTCAGCGAGAGGGAG GGCAGCATCTACATCAATGACTTCGCGCGTGTGGTGAGCAGCGACCAGGAGGCTGTGAACGGTGTCCTGCATTTCATCGACCGTGTCCTGCTGCCGCCTGAAGTGCTGCACTGGGAAGCTGACGCTGCCCCAGCTCCACGG AGAAACTTCACTGCTGCTGCAGAGACCTTCGGTTACAAGATCTTCAGCGACCTTGTGACG ATGGCTGGCCTCCTGCCCCTGCTTCAAGATTCCTTCCACAGGCCACTTACCATGCTGTGGCCCACAGATTCCGCCCTACAAGCCTTGCCTCCCGATCGCCAGGTCTGGCTCTACCATAAGGACCACCGTGACAAGCTGGCAGCCATTCTGCGGGGCCACGTGATCCGCAACGTCGAG GCCTTGGCATCTGACCTGCCCAACCTGGGCTCCCTGCGCACCATGCACGGGAcccccatctccttctcctgcagcCGCGCACGGCCG GGCGAGCTCACGGTGGGAGAGGACGCCGCCCAAATTGTGCAGCGACACCTGCCCTTTGAGGGGGGCCTGGCCTACGGCATTGACCAGCTGCTGGAGCCGCCTGGCCTTGGTGCCCGCTGTGACCGCTTTGAGACCCGACCGCTGTGGCTG AAAGTTTGCAGCATCTGTGGGCTGGAACCCCCCTGCCCTCCGGGCTCACAGGAGCAG GGCAGCCCCGAGGCATGCTGGCGCTACTTCTCCAAGTTCTGGACGTCCCCTCCGCTGCACTCCTTGGCCCGACGCAGTGTGTGGACCCGGCCCAGCCACTGGGGTCAGCCCCAAGGCCTGGGCAGAGGCTGCTACCGCAACTGTGTCaccaccacctggaagcccagctGCTGCTCTGGGCACTATGGCAGCGAGTGCCGAG CCTGCCCTGGTGGCGCCAGCAGCCCCTGTAACCACCGTGGCACGTGCATGGACGGCATGAGCGGCAGCGGGGAGTGTAGGTGTCACGCGCGCTTCGCCGGCACGGCCTGTGAGCTCTGTGCCCCGGGAGCCTTCGGGCCCCTGTGCCAAG CCTGCAACTGTACTTCCCACGGCCGCTGTGATGAGGGCCTGGGGGGCTCCGGCTCCTGCTTCTGTGAGGAGGGCTGGACGGGGCCACGCTGTGAGGTGCAGCTGG AGCTGCAGCCTGTGTGTGCTCCGCCCTGCGCACCCCAGGCCGTGTGCCGCGTTGGCAACAGCTGTGAGTGCGGCCTGGGCTACGAAGGGGACGGCCGCACGTGCGCAG TGGTGGACCTGTGCCAGGATGGGCGTGGCGGCTGCAGCGAGCACGCCAACTGTAGCCAGGAGGGCACAGCGGTCACCTGCACCTGCTGGCCAGACTACGAGGGCGACGGCTGGAGCTGCCGGGCCCGCAACCCCTGTGAGGATGGCTACCGCGGGGGCTGCAGCGAGCACGCCGACTGCCTGAACACTGGGCCG AACACGCGGCGCTGTGTGTGCCATGCCGGCTACGTGGGCGATGGACTGCAGTGTCTGCTGGAACCCGAGCCGCCCGTGGACCGCTGCCTGGACCGGCCACCTCCCTGTCACGCGGATGCCGTGTGCACCGACCTGCACTTCCAGG AGAAGCGAGCTGGTGTCTTCCACCTCCAGGCCCCCAGTGGCCCTTACGGCCTCAACTTCTCAGAGGCCGAGGCGGCTTGTGGGGCCCAGGGAGCTGTCCTTGCCTCTCTCCTTCAGCTCTCTGCTGCCCAGCAG CTGGGCCTCCACCTCTGCCTTGTGGGCTGGCTGGCCAACGGCTCGGCTGCCCACCCCGTCGTCTTCCCCGCGGCAGACTGTGGGGATGGCCAGGTGGGCGTGGTCAGCCTGGGCGCCCGGGAGAACCGCTCGGAGCGCTGGGACGCCTACTGCTTCCGCATGCAAG ACGTGGCCTGCCGATGCCGCGATGGTTTCGTGGGTGATGGGACCAGCGTGTGCAATGGGAAGCTGCTGGATGTACTGGCCACCACTGCCAACTTCTCCACCTTCTATGGG ATGCTACTGGGTTACGCCAATGCCACCCCGAGGGGTCTTGAGTTTCTGGACTTCCTGGATGACGAGCACACCTACAAGACACTCTTCGTCCCTGTCAATGAAGGTTTTGTCGACAACATG ACACTGAGTGGTCCAGATCTGGAGCTGCACGCCTCCAACACCACCTTCCTGAGCACCAATGCGAGCCAGGGGGCCCTGCTTCCCGCCCACTCGGGCCTCAGCCTCGTCATCAGTGACCTGGGCCCTGGCAACAGTTCTCGGGCCCCTGAG GTCCCAGGGGCAGTTGTGGTCAGCCGTGTCATCGTGTGGGACATCCTGGCCTTCAACGGCATCATCCACACGCTGGCTAGCCCCCTGCTAGCGCCCCCGCAGTCC CGGGCAGTGGTGGCCTCGGAGGCCCCGCCTGTGGCAGCGGGCGTGGGGGCCGTGGTGGCTGCTGGAGCCGTCCTCGGCCTGGTGGCCGGAGTCTTCTACCTTCGTGCCCGAAGCCAGTCCACAGgctttggtttctctgccttccag GCAGAAGACGATGCTGCTGATGACTTCTCCCCGTGGCAGGAAGGGACCAGCCCCACTCTGGTCTCCGTCCCTAACCCGGTCTTTGGTAGCCAGGAGGCCTTCTGTGAGCCCTTTGAT GACTcgctcctggaggaggacttcCCCGACACACAGAGGATCCTCGAGGTGAAGTGA